CAAATGGATCTCCCAAAAGAGCAGCCGTACTGAGCCATGTGGATTTTTTCTTGTCCTCCCTTTGACTCCTGCAGGAGCTAGACTAGTGCAGCCCTTTTTTCACAGACACAATTTTTGTGCCCACCAGCTCATTAATCCTGTGCAATTATTTTGGACCCTGCAGTGGCCGTGCAAAGACAGAACCTCAAATAACGCTTCTGCTGGCACCATTTCCAtcagaatgaaacaaacagacaacacacaggTCAGTatgaaagctgttttttttcacacctgtggtttctctctttttttttttttaatcttctcaGTTTGTTCATCAGGTTCACCTATAGTCACAGGTGTAAATCAAACTGGATAGTTGCTATGGAGACCAGCACGGGCTCTGTttgctgcagagaaacacttaATATCACACACTTATTAAAACACAGTTGctataatatataaaatgtctTCATAGGACTCATAATCGcagatatatactgtacattaatcAAGACTTAAAATGccatgtgtaaatatgaaatgtgGATATTTTACTGCTAGATGACGAGCGATTAAAGTCAAGGGCTACCAATAAAGGACAAAGGCAGATGTGTGTGTAAGGTAATGGTCACCTGCTGCCTCTCTTTGAAGTAATATATTTGTGCAGGAGCGATAAAGGACACGCAACGGCGATAACTGTTATCTTGTATCTTGCATGTAAAAGGGTCAAATTCCTGCACAATGTCCAACACTGAGTCACCGGAAAGCCTCTGTAATCTAGTAACTCACTAACAGGACTTATAATATCACAACAGTGTATTCttccaaacagaaacacatcacTCAATGCCAGATTTAACACATAAGGCTCCGTAAAAAGGTTCAAGTTTGTAAAAATCCACGAACAGAGTGAGAGCATTACTGTTTTTCTAAGTTCAAAGTATTAAACGCTTTAATTTTATTGGGTTCAATGACTGTAACTATATACTATATTAGTCAAATTAACCCtttgtaaaatgatttaatttttgCCTCAACCTCTCcgaacatttatttaattcctcCAGTATTTTCCTCATAAACTATGTTCAAGCACTCATTATAATTAAAGAATTTATAACCAGTAGGAAGcctgtttttctcattttggaagtgtattttgtgtttgagcACTAAAATGAGGAGCCACAGAGAGAATATTGAGTAGTTTTATCTGAAATGGCTGCACTGAACGTGGTTACAGATTTGTTAAAACATTGGTTGACAACTTTTCAAGTCCCATTTCACATTGCCACATAACGAAACGGAGTCttcctgcacacaaacacgacACACCGTCACACTATAAAGAAGTCTTTGCGTGTCGTCTTTACGCTCACTGTAACTTCACCATGCCTTGGTGATTTTGAGATGACTCAGGTGATCTGTGATGCTTTTGTGTTCAGGGAAATTGGCAAATTTGGCCTCCTTGATCTTGAGCCACGACTGGGCTCTGCGCTCTGCGGCGTGGCAGTATTCCTGCTCCGCGGTCATGTACGGCCGGCTTATCCAGTATTCATTCTCTGCCTCGCGCTCCAGATGCTTCAGCGTGTTGCGTTTCATCTGCCAGGTGATTTTACGCGGACGCCGATACTTTCCGATCCACTGCTTCCCGGGGATGCCTTTCCGCAGCAGGGCGAGGGTGAGAAACATGGTGGGGAGTTATTTCTGAAAGGGAAAACAGGAAGATCAGGGATTAGTGCACCGCTATCCTGGCACTGAAATAGGTGTTCAACGCAGGTATTGCGTACACTCAGTCATATCACCATAACAACCACAACAGTAcgtaatagacctttttcacagctgaGAATTATCTGCAAAGGGGCGCAAGTTGGGGTGGTGTTGTGCAAAGGCTCATTCTTtgtgggttcgaatccgacctgtggctctttcccgcatgtcaatccctgtctctctctctccccacatttcctttcacttcagctgtctatcaaaaaaaataaagcttgaaataatttttaaaaagggcaCAAGTTAGCTCATCATCTAGAGTGTAGGCTCCATGTACAGAGGCTCAGTTCTTGCCGCATCACCCGGTAAGTAAGGACCCTGACAGGGACTTCAGCCATCACACATGGGTGTTTTACGTTAAATGTCTGATTGGACCTTTGCTCAGGCTGACCCAAAGGTATGTATGTACTCATAAAAAGGTGAGGTAAGACTAAATTTACATACACATAGAGGCAAAAAGAGGTGAGACGGGAAATACCGTGGGCAGGTTTGCAGGCATAAACTGCGAGAGCTGTAGTGGCTATCTGCAAAATGCCAGAAATTTGtatatcatcatttttattcaacattttattgtCATAGACCTCTAGCATTCATCTTGCACTGGCCAAGCAGCACCCTGCCGAAGTACTGTGTGCACACCTGTGTGGGTGATCAGTGTGGAGAGGCTTTAAGAAAGCTTCATGCCATAAAAcaatccttcaaaataaaatgacttcagGCAGTTAAAAAGGAAGTTTTACCACTGTGTGATGTTATCACATACCCTCTAAATACAACATATAGAGAATTGCTTACACTGAAAAATCTGAGGGTGTATCTCAGTAATTGTATTACTGCATTTATTATGCTACTAATTTCTGATCTTTGGCACATAAGTCATACGCTGTGACTATTTTACAACAGCGCATGACAATGATCTCACATCAACAACAGCTTTATCTCCCCGGGGTTAGGTGGGTTATTGTGTAAAAAGTCAGTCGCTGGTCGGGGTTTTATGGCTCCT
This genomic stretch from Larimichthys crocea isolate SSNF chromosome III, L_crocea_2.0, whole genome shotgun sequence harbors:
- the mrpl57 gene encoding large ribosomal subunit protein mL63, yielding MFLTLALLRKGIPGKQWIGKYRRPRKITWQMKRNTLKHLEREAENEYWISRPYMTAEQEYCHAAERRAQSWLKIKEAKFANFPEHKSITDHLSHLKITKAW